aactaggtcagtaggtctaaaaatagaaaaaccttgtgacctctctagaggccatacttgtgaatggatctccataaaaattggtcagaatgttcatcttgatgatatctagatgaagttcgaaagtgggtgatgtgccgtcaaaaagtaggtcagtaggtcaaataatgaaaaaacgttgttacctctctagaggccatatttttcatgggatctgtatgaaatttggtcttaatgtttatcttgatgatatataggtcaagtttgaaactgggtcaactgcaatcaaaaactaggtcagtaggtcttgaaatagaaaaaccttgtgacctctctagaggccatacccttgaatggatcttcatgaaaattggtcagaatgttcaccttgataaaatATCTTggccaattttgaaactgggtcacgtgccataaaaaactaggtcattaggtcagataataaaaaaaaccttgtgacctctctagaggccatacttttcatgggatctgtatgaaagttggtctgaatgttcatcttgatgatatctaggtcaagtttgaaactgggtcaacttcagtcaaaaactaggtcagtaggtctaaaattagaaaaatcttttgacctctctagaggccatatttttcaatggatcttcatgaaaattgatctgaatgttcaccttgatgatatctagatcagtttcgaaactgggtcatgtgcagtcaaaaactaggccagtaggtataaaaatagaaaaaccttgtgacctctctagaggccatatttttcatgagatcttcatgaaaattagtgagaatgttcaccttgatgacagaggtcgcgaaagccgtcggacatttccggtaaattttgatccggtccggcatgatatatcaagttcacaagaccgagcgtccgataaaaattgcaggtcaatatgataaaataagaagaaagtcctCCACGATTTCGCGAAAGTTCGACTTTcatcattaaaatgtaaaatggaatcccgagaaattgatgtcaaacaatattttagtaagcgcttgtttcattggtacttaaaatagaaacagtggaaaccccTAACGACGTCACGACAATTCTAAGAACGCGCGTTATCATTGGATGCGTACTAATCGTGGATGGTACTCGATTTATGTACGCGGGAACCAGACGGGAATTTCCAGAAATTCCGAGGTCATCTTTCTCTTTAGGATGGAGTTCCCTCGTATCGCGGTACTTGCGGTTGGAACAAAAATAACATATCGATAAATTCTTACCTTAAGTTTCTTTTCTGTATCATAACTTCAAGTCATCTGTCTGCCATAAGTTGcaaaaagtttttctttcttAGCCAGCAGAGAATTgtggaaaaacacaaaaaaatgtcggccatatttgacctatatatttttgaaatattggatGCTTGCGATAAAAGTATGAAATACTTACCATCTACGGTGgcattttgcaaaaaatgtttgtaaacaaaaacGCGTGGATCCGGTTTACGAATGTAGGTCACTGCTGTCAACACTAGGTGGCGCTTGGCGAAAATTTCCGGCAAAGGGAGATTACCGCGATACGGGGGAACCCGCGATATTACCGGAAACCACTATATATATGTCAACATCAACGTGCCTCGGTGCAAACAATAGACTTGTGGGGTAAAAAACAGCGATGATAtagcaaatgaatatgaataaaatctgtaaaattactaaaagatcctttggaagcaaagaatgcaaccaagaagaataacaacagactcgttttgactgagtctgttcgcgagaggtaatgaaaagtgcaaaatctctcacgccccctagcaacggcttaagcgggactctagatctattacacatatgttgaatggactccatggtcccaaaggaccagaaaatataacaacactgaatccaagtacagggagactttttacagcctgaaaacttaatgtctgaaatctgtttcaattaATAAGTGGAAATAAACTTTAAGGatgtaatttgtgtaatgctgtctatatagactatgtataaataccagttttaaagatcagatatcaaatttattaaaaaaaattcggtctggtaaaatattatccggtcctgtaaaaaaatcatgtttaccagaccgactgtcctgtgaattttcagggtctttcgtgaacactgatgatatctaggtaaatttcaaaacaaggtcacgtaccttcgaaaactgggtcaataggtcaaataacagaaaaaccttgtgacctctctagagacaatatttttcaatggatcttcatgaaaattggtcagaatttttatcttgataatagctaggtcaagttcagaactgggtcacatgagctgaaaaactaggtcactatgtcaaataatagaaaaaacgacgtcatactcaaaactgggtcatgtgggaagaggtgagcgattcaggaccatcatggtcctcttgtttcttctAGTCAGaatcaaaactttatttttagctccactattcggagaataggggtgctattctactcgccctggcgtcgacgtgaactttcttggttaaagtttttcggcaacctttgtttttctttgttactattgtttatatcttactgtaactacattaacattgttcagcatgcaaacaaagtatgtgcaggggctgggcccattatacccaaagtaAAGgttaccaaggtgttatacttaggttattgaggttaaagtttttcggcaacctttgtttttctgtcatatctttgttactattgcttatatcttactgtaacttcacatgaacattgtccagcatacaaactaagtatgtgcagaggctgggcccattatacttaaggtcaaggtcaccaaggtgttatacttaggttatttttaaggttaaagtttttcggcaacctttgtttttctgtcatatctttgttactattgcttatatcttactttaagttcacataaacattgtccagcatacaaacaaagtatgtgcaggggctgggccccttatatccaaggtcaaggtcaccaagttgttatacttggaattattttcatgttaatttttttcgaaagcttcgtttatagacatatctttggtactttaaaagataattacttgaaattaaaaaaaattctttataatcatctgcatgtgtggttacaatccccataactctgtatttttgacagaattatgcccctttcatacttaagttttttggcaatcttagCTTTCTGGATCTAACTtttataactttagtacaatataagataatgacttgaaacttaaaatgtttctttatcatcatcatctgcatgtgtggtaacaatccccataactctgatttgtatttttgacagaattatgcccctttcatacttaaatattttgacaaacttcgttttctggacataactttggtacgagagagagagagagagctctTGTTTACTTACCGGAAAAGCTTCTAAAATCTGCAAGTAAGCCTGTCACAGAAATAGGTTGATTCTGAcatcttttacaaaaaatctgtgCCTTTCATGTGTAAACTTAAAATCCAAGTTGCATGTCTAAAATGAAAACTAGAGATCTTAAAACAACTTCTGTATTATTTCAGAGATTTTATTGAGTCACAATATGTGCCACTGAAGAAAAGCAATCCAAAGTTTCCAATCCTGATCAGGGAATGCAGTGGAGTAACACCTGTAGTTTATGCCAGATACGGTAAGTTTGGGTCATACATTGTTAATGGTTATTTATctccccgccaaaggcgaaggggatattagaaatgctctccgtccgtgcgtccttccgcaacgatctttgtccagagcataactccaaaagtactggagggattttcttcaaacttcatacactgatagaacacattgggaggaagtgcagtgtgcaagaacaataactctaccttgcctattttttgagttattcccctttatcttattttcttaaaaaaatttgtccggagcataaatcCAAAAGTACAGGagtgattttcttcaaactttatgtactgatagaacacattgggaggaagtgcagtgtgcaagaacaataactctaccttgcctattttttgagtattcccctttatcttattttcttaaaacatttgtccggagcataactccaaaagtactttaggattttcttcaaacttcatacactgatagaacacattggagAGAAGTGCAGTGCAAGAACTAACTCTACTTGcctattttttttagttattcccctttatcatattttcttaaaaaaatttgtccggagcatatctttttcatgcatggagggattttgatatatgttggcataaatgttcaccaccacgaggcagagtgtcatgcgcaagaaccaggtccctaggtctaaggtcaaggtcacacttagaggtcaaaggatacaagaatgaaaaccttgtccggagcatttcttcttcatgcatagagggattttgatataacttggcacaaatgttcaccaccacgagacagagtgtcatgcacaagatccaggtccctaggtctaaggtcaaggtcacacttagaggccaaaggtcagatacaagaatgactttgtccgaagcatttcttcttcatgcatggagggattttgatgtaacttggcacaattatacaccatgatgagacgaagtgtcatgcgcagttcccttctttagaattacctccctttgttgttactttaaatagcttttattgtaactttttcattactagtcatagggaaaaatcgagaccacttttctgtagtacaacatgcatgctacatgtatccaattttgaggtgtattttgaccaatctctactgGTAAaagattttgtgtggacttacaatttttttttttattttttttttttaagattaacttcccttagttgttactataaaataacttatattgtaacattttttataattgaccgtaggcaaaaaacaagaccacttttctgtggtacaacatggatgttactttccaattttaggtgtattttaagatatctctacctggtaaggatttttttttgtggacttagaaaaacaaaagacttacaatgattactaaacgaccacaaaattaaaattccatttgcaaatacagctgctagagtaaacaaatttgctgtgacgtgcatatattgtgacattctggcactagtgttccctgttagctttccattccttctttttacagtagccatatagaaaaacgtcATAGCTTTACTGttcatgaaattataaaattcagcagtaaaccacctcaccactgacttattctttcttccacatctttaaaaccctgatgcggaccacaactgaTGGTCTCAAGCTTCCAAATtaactttcagacactaactagCCAGGAACTtcagccttcaattataatatgcccggcgtggggattggccatgtctaacatggctcttgttgatTAATGTTTTTATGTCTCCTTCAAAGAAGAGGGAgtaccagtatatatatatatatatatatatatatatatatatatatatatatatatatgtactgttttgctcattgtctCTTCGGTGGATCAGTTGGTCACTGAtctataactagagaatgcttgctCTCATTCtgcaaacttcacaggatgattacCTGAAGTCAGTAGATAACCCATGTGTTAGGGGTCAGCAGATAACCCATGTGTTAGGGGTCAGCAGATAACCCATGTgttaggggtcagtaggtcaaagttaaaGGTCAAAGTAATCCCAAGACTGAAAATGAAACAGGccatcatgggggcatatgtgttttacagaaAAGATGACATATTTGGTAGATAATGAGGTTGTATTGATTGTAAAAAATTGCCTATGAAAAGAACAATTGATTGTTActtttaaaatggaaaatatatagCAATGGAAACTTCCTTGtcttgaaattttcttttatgttaaataaaactaaGTTTATGACAATATTGGTATTAAACAATATATTCCTATTCAGCTTAAATATGTCTTTGCATGATGCAGGTTTTGTTGGGGTACCATAATATATGTCAGTAATTCATACTGTGTAACATAAATATCTTAATAACAATGTATCAATAattcaatattaatatttttcatgaatgatTTCCACTGATAACTGCTTAGAACTATTTGTAAGCTTTGAATCTCCTTGCATAAATTTAAATTCAGTCCTGATTCctataattttctatttcagaGTACGGTAAAGAAACGAGCGTTCCTTTATCAGACAAGTCAAGCAGTGAGGTGTTTCAGACTATACAAACTCTTGCTAAATCTTAGACATTCAGTTGATATCTATGGTTTATGTAAATAGGAACAGATATTATGTTGTTAATAGTATGTAGAATGATTGCttttggtaaaaataaatattaaaaaatagcaGTTTAGTCCTTTTCATGGTGTTTGTTTGTTGTAAAACAAACCTTGGATATTCAGGTTACATTATTGGCTCACCTGACCCAGTAGGCAGATGCCCAATGGTGAACATTTAGTAGAATCATCCCAAGGAACAACTTGTGTACTGCTAGAAAGAGTTGTATGAAGTCCCagtatttataataattaaatattaactggtaatcctttttatgccccctttgaaGAAAtggatatattttgttttttgctcATTGTCGGTTCGTTGGgagaccatttggtttctgatcaataactagagaatgcctTGTCTTACAaaaacttcataggctgattgCCTGataagtagatgacccctttagtTTTGGGGTTTGGTAGGTCAGAGGTcatgtcacagtgacctagagacTGGAAACAGTTTCCACTTAATAACTGAAGAAAGCTTTTGtttacagttgtcaaacttcttAAGAAGATTGTGTATGGTcaatagatgacccatattgttttgggGATTAGTGGGTCAAGATCGGAATGACCTTGAGACCGAAAACTGTTTTGGCTCCATAACTAAAGAACACTGGTCTATAGATATTAAACTTCATTGGATCAatacctgtggtcagtagatgacccctgttgtttttactagtttttccttcaatttgacttagtgacctagtttttgaccccacatgacccagattccaactttacctagagatcatcaagattaacattctgaccaagtttcatgaagatacagtcataaatgtggcttctagattgttaataagcttttcctttgatttgacctggtgacctagtttttgaccccatctgacccagattggaaTTAAACCTTAAGATCactaagattaacattctgaccaagtttcataaagatatggtcatctatgtggtctctagagtgttcactagcttttcctttgatttgaccttgtaacctagtttttgaccccacatgacccagattccaacttggcctaaagatcatcaagattaacattctgaccaagtttcatgaagatacagtcataaatgtgacctctaaattgttaacaagctttacctttgatttgacctggtgacctagtttttgaccccacatgacccagattcaaacctgacctagaggtcatcaagacaaacattctgatcaattcccatagtttcaaacttaaagttaggtctctagagtgttaacaagctttacctttagatttgacctggtgacctagtttttgaccccacctgacccagattgaaacttgacctaaagatcatcaaggttaacattctgaccaagtttcattaagatatagtcataaatctggcctctagagtgttaacaagctttacctttagatttgacctggtgacctagtttctgactccacttgacctagatttaaacatgacctaaaacattctgaccaagtttcattaagatatggtcatgaatgtggcccctagagtgttaactagcttttcctttgatttgacctggtgaccctttttttttaccccacctgacccagatttaaagttgacctaaagatcatcaagatgaacattctgatcaagttaacatcattaagatatggtgataaatgtggcctctagagtgttaactaacttttcctttgatttgacctggtgacctagtttttgaccccacatgacccagattcgaacttgacttaaagatcatcaagattaacattctgactaagtgtcatgaagatgcagtcataaatgtgacctcaagtgttaacaagcttttcctttgatttgacctggtgacctagtttttgaccccacctaacccagatttgaacttgacctaaagatcatcaagattaacattctgattaagtttcattaagatatggtcataaatgtggcctcttaaagtgttaacaagcttttcctttgatttgacctggtgacctagtttttgaccctagatggcccaatatcgaactcgtccaagattttattgaaggtaacattctgaccaagtttcattaagatcgggccaaaattgtgacctctaaagtgttaacagtcaaattgttgacgacgacgacggacacagggtgatcacaaaagctcaccttgagcacttcgtgctcaggtgagctaaaaatgataaaaatcttcTGGGTCTAAAACTAGAAGGTATAAAAGTTGGATATTTTGCATGTAGCATTGTGTACTAGTTCTCtgcaaattttattcaaatcatgcaCCTGGGGTCAAAGTCGGCCCTGGTCAggggttcacttgttttacaaagacttgttatacccccacaaaacgaagtttggtggggtatataggagtgagcttgttggttggtcggtctgttggttttcatggtttccggacaataactcatgaaaggcttgacagattaaataatttttggtacacagatgtaacatcataaaacaCAGGataagttcgactttgaggtcagtaggtcaaaggtcaaggtcactgacccggaacagttaaacggtttccggatgataactttagaacacTTGGtcaaaggatcataaattttggtacaccgGTGTAACATCACAaaaaacaggtcaagttcgattttaaggtcggtaggtcaaaagtcaaggtcacaatgacccggaacagttagaCGGTGtttggatgataacttgagaatgcttgggtctaggaccataatttttggtacacaggtgtaacaccataaaatacaggtaaagttcgacttcgaggttagtaggtcaagggtcaaggtcacaatgacccgtaacagttaaacagtttccggatgataactagtgaacgcttgggcctaggatcacgaaagttgatagggaggttggtcataaccagtagatgacccctgtttgttttgaggtcagtacgtcaaaggtcaaggtcatggtgacccccgaacagttaaaccatttccagacaataacttgagaacgcttgggcctaggatcatgaaagttgataggaaggttggtcatgaccagcagatgacacctattgatttcgaggtcagtaggtcaaaggtcaaggtcacagcgacccagaacagttaaactgtttccggacgataacttgagaatgcttgggcctaggatcacgaaacttaatagggaggttgatcatgaccagcagatgacccctattgattttgaggttcgactttgacattggcttacttctgtgagaAGGCCGTATTGTGGAGGTATAAcctgtcactcctgtgacaactctagtttaggaaaaactttaaaaatcttcttgtctaaataCTGAAGGCCTAAAGCTCAGATATTTAGCATGTAGCATTGCATACTAGTTctctaccaattttattcaaattaagccCCTAAGGGCAAAATTAGCCCTGTCCAGGGGTTCCTTATATAAAAGACTTCTTGATTAAAACATCAAGATCTAAAGCTTCTATATTCAGtgtgtagtggtcctctactaagtttgttcaaatcatgccccttggATCAAAATTGGTCCCAGCCTGGGGTTCATTTGTTACATTGACTAATataagaaaactttttaaaaaattcttgtctcAAACCTCAAGCcattgagcttagatatttggcatttaGCTTTGTGTAGTGGTTTGAAGGAAATTGTATTCAGaaaaggttgtgcatctgagcaactttgaattcATTCCTTCAAAATAATTGTatgagttgaacacaccaaatttcttcactatggcctatttttGAAATTAAGAGAGGACCATAATTCTAGgaaaaaaatagccacagaaaaagtCCATAATGGTCAACTtcacatcaaggtccttcatctgtgaaactttcaagcattaTCCTTTCAACAGTGTTAGAGGGGTAggacacaagatttttctctatattctatatagcaaatctatcaaagggccataactgcagtaaaaatagtctCATCATAAGTTCTTTCCTTTATGGTTATCTGCACATAAAGCTTGTTcattctgtgaaagtttgaagcaaagcaggctaatagtgtgggaggagttggacacacaagattttgtgGCAGACGTACGGACATTAGCAAAGCTAAATACACCCCACATAAATGTGGTGACATAAAAAGATGTTTAATGAGATGTATTTATAAAgtaagagtgccagactgtcacaaaatacgcccgtctaaatattcagttatgtatcataaaggtaataatgttgatgttgtatgccttgttaacccaaaacaaggcagtctgaaagacagctaaatcccccgccactgctatggatagtgaaagggtaaacctttaattttagctgtgaccttgaccttgaactgacatggctgactcatgaattctgcacaacgtcttgatgaggtgatcattgacccaatttcatgaaaatccttcaaggggtttgggaAATAcaagctgaaacctttgaccttcgttgtgcccttgaccttgagttgacatggctgactcatgagtttttgatgaggtttatcatttgacccaagtttgatgaaaatccttcaagggtttaggagatacagagtggacaccaaatggaaggctcaaaccttctacccttagttgtgaccttgccctttgagctggcatggttgactcataatttctgcactcGTTCTGATggggtaatcatttgacccaagttttataaaatttccctttcaaggggtttaggagatatagagcggacacgaaatggaaggctcaaacctttgaccttcagttgtgaccttgaccttgagccgacatggctgactcaaagttctgcacatcgccttgatgaggtgatcgtttgacccaagtttgtttgaaaatccttcaaggggttttaggagatatagagcggacacaaaatggaaggctcaaacctttgaccctaagttgtgcccttgaccttgagccggcatgactgactcatgggttctgcacatcgtcttgagaggtgatcatttgacccaagttttaaaaacccttcaaggggtttaggagatatagagcggacacaaaatggcaggctaaaaacctttgaccttgagttgtgaccttgcctTGAACCGAAAAGGCTGACTCAaggggttctgcacatcgtcttgatgaggtgatcatttgacccaagtttgatgaaaatccttcaaggggtttaggagatatggagcggacacaaaagtgttacggacggacgttcctacatatggatacttatgtggctactcttttgttctctctattgttcttttagccacgtaagagaaaaatagccacataaaagccatacggaatgaatgacatcaaagaaaaagtacagttacctattgttcctatagccacctaagtatgcaaatgtgagctcggaaggacggacgcagaccattcctataatccctccgccacggcgggggattaaaaagagtaagaaggaatcaaggtatttgtgaggttccatataggatgaaattgacaatcggatcaaaactgtttgaatggacaaggctaatttcgcagatttcgagtaattcaagggccataatccaagagtgcctggggcgagtTGGGTGGTAAtccaacttggccgagatattatgcccacaaacattgtcagcaagtttggtgaagatcggatgaaaactgttcgacttagagaacGGACAAGGCTagattcgcagtttttcgagtaattcaagggccataatccaagagtgcctggagtgatttggctggttatggaacttggccaagatattatgcccacaaacattatcaacaagtttggtgaagattggatgaaaactgttcgacttaagagagcggacaaggctaaattcgcagtttttcgagtaattcaagggccataatccaagagtgccttgtgcgatttggctggttatcgaacttggccgagatatgcccacaaacattgtcagcaagtttggtgaagatcggatgaaaactgttcaacttagagtctgagcggacatgcttttggacgccgaccgcccgcccgccacgggtgttcacataatacgcaccgctctttcagagacgggcgtataaaaatgttagGGAGGGATTTAAAGCAGGCTCTTAATAAAAAAGTCGCTGAGGCTTAACACAGGTGGTTACATGTAcgatatcactgttgaaataatggTTTTTGCTCAGTTATTTACTTATGACAGCGTACTTAGGACAAAACTTGGTATATAAGCAACTTTCAAGAACACACAACTTTCAGTTGCATTTTGGGTTGAACTGGTTTATGTTGTGCAACTGTTGCTAATagggaaaaaaatgttattaacttCATATAGACTAACGGATATATATCTATCTTGCACAGACCAAGGTTCAACTTCATTGTTActtgaaatagaaaatataccTCTCACTcagttttttgttgggtttaatgtcgcaccgacacaattattggtaatatgacgactttccaggtttgatggtggaggaagaccctccattcattattttatcacggacgggcacctgggtagaaccaccaactttccataagccagctagatggcttcctcacatgaggaattcaacccCCTatggctcaaacccacatcagtgagggacaagtgattcgaagtcagtgaccttaaccacttggccacggaggccctctCCTTACTATCTCCTGTTAGATATAAGGTAGTTATGTAAACTGTTTCAGCTAAATAACTTCAGTAATGAATGAAACAATTGGACCAAACTGACATCTAATTTGAAAGAATAAATCTGCTTTTTGTAGGCAGAGAATGCTTTTTTTAAGTGGTCACCCTTATCACATTCAGACTATACCCCTAAAAATGGCAGTGAGATACTGTAGTTTCTATGTTTACATTGCCATCCACCAGAGTCAGATACCTAGCTATAAGGA
This window of the Mercenaria mercenaria strain notata chromosome 5, MADL_Memer_1, whole genome shotgun sequence genome carries:
- the LOC123556464 gene encoding NADH dehydrogenase [ubiquinone] 1 alpha subcomplex subunit 2-like is translated as MATAVKFGKHLKELRIHLCQKSVASQGVRDFIESQYVPLKKSNPKFPILIRECSGVTPVVYARYEYGKETSVPLSDKSSSEVFQTIQTLAKS